A window of Christiangramia forsetii KT0803 contains these coding sequences:
- a CDS encoding PorP/SprF family type IX secretion system membrane protein: protein MKKIITKYLLFAGIILFSIKGLAQQDPLFTQYMYNMSIVNPAYATDDPGMLDLGAIYRMQWTDVDGAPRTLNFFAHTPISERVELGLTVVHDEIGNVEKTNNITADFAYVIPTGESTNLSFGAKAGLTTYDADLTQLVVNDPNDPAFANNVNEVFPVFGVGAFWFGDKHYLGVSAPNLLTSDHLDDSRLLRDRGTEEIHYYLTGGYVFDISENLKLKPSTMVRGVEGAPLSVDVNANVLLYDRLEAGVGYRFDETITGLVNFRVTPGLRIGYAYDYPTYDLSNDGSHEIMLLFDFDLFGLKKGYDKSPRFF from the coding sequence ATGAAAAAAATAATCACAAAATATTTATTATTCGCAGGCATTATCCTTTTTTCTATAAAAGGATTGGCCCAGCAAGATCCTCTATTCACTCAGTATATGTATAATATGAGTATAGTGAATCCTGCTTACGCAACAGATGATCCGGGAATGCTGGATCTGGGAGCTATTTATAGAATGCAATGGACAGATGTTGATGGTGCACCCCGCACCCTCAACTTCTTTGCCCACACTCCAATTAGTGAAAGAGTGGAATTAGGTCTTACAGTTGTTCATGACGAAATTGGTAATGTTGAGAAAACAAACAATATTACAGCTGATTTCGCCTATGTAATACCAACTGGTGAAAGCACTAATCTATCATTTGGTGCAAAAGCAGGTCTTACAACCTATGATGCAGATTTAACTCAATTGGTTGTTAACGACCCTAATGATCCGGCATTTGCAAATAACGTAAATGAGGTATTTCCTGTATTCGGTGTTGGAGCATTTTGGTTTGGAGATAAGCACTACTTGGGAGTTTCTGCTCCTAACCTGTTAACTTCAGATCATTTGGATGATAGTCGATTACTCAGAGACCGAGGTACAGAAGAAATTCATTATTATTTAACTGGTGGATATGTATTTGATATTAGTGAGAACCTTAAATTGAAACCTTCTACAATGGTTAGAGGTGTGGAAGGAGCTCCACTATCGGTTGATGTTAATGCTAACGTATTATTGTACGATAGACTTGAAGCAGGTGTAGGTTATAGATTCGACGAAACTATAACAGGTTTGGTAAACTTCAGAGTTACTCCAGGCCTAAGAATTGGATATGCTTACGATTATCCAACCTACGATTTAAGTAACGATGGGTCACACGAGATCATGCTTTTGTTTGATTTTGACCTATTCGGACTTAAAAAAGGATATGACAAATCACCTAGATTCTTCTAA
- a CDS encoding OmpA family protein, whose protein sequence is MNDKTQEILQNLGDSYFYTNQMQNANEVYELLFLRHEGAVEPEYQFRYAHTLMAAGNYVKADELMNELTGENWDHEKFASELDTMVPHKFKYDQVMNNQSSSDFGIGFYGDRVAFASTRNQERPVYPWNKLPALDLYSAEMNDEGEMTDIVLFSNVINTDEHESSATFSQDGTVMFFDRTNEDRVKNENDVRVAHISLYRAEMLNDEWTNVEKLPFSSEDYSVEHPSLSADGSKLYFASDMPGGSGSFDIYVVDVNEDGTYGTPQNLGAGVNTAQRDQFPFISDEDVLYFTSDGHQGFGNLDIFRTEGDFSEVENLGESINSGSDDFAFVIKESEEMGYFASNRRGTDNLYQFTREENEIIEAPTVTDETSGQDIIPIDGSKIYFDFDKATIKAESKPVLDSVVTYMNDYPNIKVKVESHADARGSDSYNMALSKRRAASTVDYLVEKGIDKARLTSEGYGESRPTNDCTQPTGCTNEQYAKNRRSAFVVSNRNGSMNNTEMNDQEMEDQDEN, encoded by the coding sequence GTGAATGATAAAACTCAGGAGATTCTTCAGAATCTTGGAGACTCATATTTCTATACAAATCAGATGCAAAATGCAAATGAAGTATATGAATTGCTTTTTCTAAGACATGAAGGAGCTGTAGAACCTGAGTATCAGTTTAGGTATGCCCACACTCTTATGGCTGCGGGTAATTATGTAAAGGCTGATGAGTTAATGAATGAGTTAACTGGTGAAAACTGGGATCATGAAAAATTTGCAAGTGAACTGGATACTATGGTTCCTCATAAATTTAAGTATGACCAGGTAATGAACAACCAGTCTTCTTCAGACTTCGGAATTGGATTCTACGGAGACCGTGTTGCTTTTGCTTCAACTAGAAATCAAGAGCGCCCAGTTTACCCTTGGAATAAGCTTCCAGCACTGGATCTTTACAGCGCAGAAATGAATGACGAAGGTGAAATGACCGATATCGTTCTTTTCTCTAATGTTATTAATACCGATGAGCACGAAAGTTCGGCTACTTTCAGTCAGGATGGTACTGTTATGTTCTTTGACAGAACCAACGAAGACAGAGTTAAGAATGAAAACGATGTTCGTGTAGCCCACATCAGTCTTTATCGTGCTGAAATGTTGAATGATGAGTGGACCAATGTTGAAAAGCTTCCATTTAGTAGCGAAGATTATTCAGTTGAACACCCAAGCTTAAGCGCTGATGGAAGTAAATTATACTTCGCCAGTGATATGCCTGGTGGTAGTGGATCTTTTGATATCTATGTTGTAGATGTAAACGAAGATGGAACTTACGGAACTCCACAAAATCTTGGTGCTGGGGTAAATACTGCTCAAAGAGATCAGTTTCCTTTTATTAGCGACGAAGATGTGCTTTACTTCACTTCAGACGGTCACCAGGGATTTGGAAATCTTGATATTTTCAGAACAGAAGGTGATTTTTCAGAAGTTGAAAACCTTGGAGAATCTATTAATAGCGGAAGTGATGATTTTGCATTCGTAATTAAAGAAAGTGAAGAAATGGGTTATTTCGCTTCTAACAGAAGAGGTACAGACAACCTTTACCAATTCACTCGTGAAGAGAATGAAATTATCGAAGCTCCAACAGTAACAGATGAAACTAGTGGACAGGATATCATTCCTATTGATGGAAGTAAGATTTACTTTGACTTTGATAAGGCTACTATTAAAGCTGAATCTAAGCCGGTACTTGATTCTGTAGTTACTTACATGAACGATTATCCGAACATTAAAGTGAAAGTTGAGTCTCATGCAGATGCAAGAGGATCTGATTCTTATAATATGGCTCTTTCTAAAAGAAGAGCAGCTTCTACTGTAGATTACCTTGTTGAAAAAGGAATTGACAAAGCTAGACTTACTTCTGAAGGATATGGTGAAAGCAGACCAACTAACGATTGTACTCAACCAACAGGTTGTACAAACGAGCAATATGCTAAAAACCGTAGAAGTGCATTCGTAGTATCTAACCGAAATGGATCTATGAACAACACTGAAATGAATGATCAGGAGATGGAAGATCAAGACGAAAACTAA
- a CDS encoding DUF4136 domain-containing protein: MKLFKYSVLLLFITACNAPQAVYDYDQQINFDQYSTYALFPDFQSGLSQLDESRLTESLKNAMQQRGFSSPQSPQIYVNVYTEKYEQDNRSRIGLGVGGGGGNVGVGVSGGIPVGQRDTFLKLTFDFIDVEKDVLVWQAVVESPFNLNSEPGARQERFDKIVAKALDGYPPKK; this comes from the coding sequence ATGAAACTATTTAAATATTCAGTTTTATTGTTATTTATAACTGCCTGTAATGCACCTCAGGCAGTATATGATTATGATCAACAAATCAATTTTGATCAATATTCAACTTATGCATTATTTCCAGATTTTCAATCAGGTTTAAGTCAGTTAGACGAATCCAGGTTAACCGAAAGTCTTAAAAATGCTATGCAGCAGAGAGGTTTTTCAAGCCCACAATCGCCACAGATCTATGTGAATGTTTATACTGAAAAGTACGAGCAAGATAACCGAAGCCGAATTGGTCTTGGTGTTGGTGGCGGAGGTGGAAATGTAGGTGTAGGAGTTTCTGGTGGTATTCCTGTAGGCCAGAGAGATACTTTTTTGAAATTAACCTTTGATTTTATCGATGTAGAGAAGGATGTGCTCGTTTGGCAGGCTGTAGTTGAAAGTCCATTTAATTTGAATTCTGAACCCGGCGCAAGGCAGGAAAGATTTGATAAAATCGTAGCTAAAGCTTTGGATGGTTATCCTCCAAAGAAATAA
- the obgE gene encoding GTPase ObgE, whose translation MTEGNFVDYVKIHVFSGKGGKGSAHLHREKYITKGGPDGGDGGRGGHVILKGSKNLWTLFHLKFKRHVKAEHGGNGSKQRSSGSQGSDEYIDVPLGTVIRDTETNEIIKEITEDGQEFIVAEGGMGGRGNWHFKSSTNQTPRYAQPGVDGQQIDVTLELKVLADVGLVGFPNAGKSTLLSVITAAKPKIANYEFTTLKPNLGIVEYRDFKTFVVADIPGIIEGAAEGKGLGHRFLRHIERNSTLLFLIPSDARDIKKQYDILLDELKRYNPELMDKDRLVAISKSDLLDEELKAEMAKELDKELQLPYIFISSVAQSGLTELKDKLWQMLNREPV comes from the coding sequence ATGACTGAAGGGAATTTTGTTGACTACGTAAAAATTCATGTTTTTTCTGGAAAAGGAGGGAAGGGTTCTGCTCACCTTCACAGGGAGAAATATATTACCAAAGGTGGACCAGATGGAGGAGATGGTGGTCGTGGTGGTCACGTAATATTAAAAGGAAGCAAAAACCTCTGGACATTATTTCATTTAAAGTTTAAGCGTCACGTAAAAGCTGAACACGGTGGTAATGGAAGCAAACAGAGAAGTTCTGGTTCGCAGGGATCTGATGAATATATTGATGTGCCTTTGGGAACTGTGATTCGTGATACCGAGACCAACGAAATTATTAAGGAGATCACTGAAGATGGCCAGGAATTTATTGTAGCGGAAGGTGGAATGGGTGGCCGTGGAAATTGGCATTTTAAAAGTTCTACCAATCAAACTCCGAGATATGCACAGCCGGGAGTTGATGGGCAGCAGATTGACGTTACCTTAGAATTAAAGGTTCTTGCCGATGTTGGTTTGGTAGGTTTTCCAAATGCAGGAAAATCTACCCTACTTTCTGTTATCACAGCCGCAAAGCCAAAGATCGCTAATTATGAATTTACAACACTCAAGCCAAATCTTGGAATCGTTGAATATCGTGATTTTAAAACTTTTGTTGTTGCAGATATTCCTGGAATTATAGAGGGTGCAGCAGAAGGAAAAGGTTTGGGACATCGATTTTTAAGGCATATTGAAAGAAATTCCACCTTATTATTTTTAATCCCATCAGACGCCAGAGATATTAAGAAACAATACGATATCCTGCTTGATGAATTAAAACGGTATAATCCTGAATTAATGGATAAGGATAGGTTGGTAGCGATTTCAAAAAGTGACCTGCTTGATGAAGAGCTAAAAGCCGAAATGGCCAAAGAGCTGGATAAAGAATTACAACTTCCTTATATCTTTATTTCTTCAGTAGCTCAAAGCGGACTTACCGAATTAAAGGATAAATTATGGCAAATGCTTAATAGAGAGCCTGTTTAA
- a CDS encoding adenylate kinase, whose amino-acid sequence MIKLHDLEFEPFISEKKIIEVIDELSVAINRDFGDKKPVFLGVLNGSFMFASEIIKRFKGDCEISFVKMGSYEGTETTGDVKTLLGLNQDLKGRQVILLEDIVDTGNTLLEIDKILKNAEVGDYKVATLFFKPEAYKKNIPVEFIGIKIPNKFIVGYGLDYDGLGRNFTQVYKRKEKKMTNLVLFGPPGAGKGTQASILKEKYELIHISTGDVFRFNIKNQTELGLSAKSFMDKGQLVPDEVTIKMLNAEVEKNEGANGFIFDGFPRTEAQAGALSTYLESKGTEVNAMIALEVEDEVLVERLLERGKTSGRPDDADEEVIRNRIKVYYNETAILKNFYQKQDKYYGVDGVGNIDEITERLSNVIDELMK is encoded by the coding sequence TTGATAAAACTACATGATCTCGAATTTGAGCCTTTTATTTCTGAAAAGAAAATTATAGAGGTCATCGATGAACTTTCAGTTGCAATCAATAGGGATTTTGGAGATAAGAAGCCTGTTTTTCTAGGTGTATTGAATGGTTCATTTATGTTCGCTTCAGAAATCATTAAGAGGTTCAAGGGCGACTGTGAGATCAGTTTTGTGAAAATGGGATCCTATGAGGGAACTGAAACTACCGGGGATGTAAAAACGCTACTTGGACTGAATCAGGATCTAAAAGGTAGGCAGGTTATTTTACTGGAAGATATCGTGGACACCGGAAATACCCTGTTGGAGATAGATAAGATTTTGAAAAATGCTGAAGTTGGGGATTATAAAGTAGCCACTTTGTTTTTTAAACCTGAAGCATATAAAAAGAATATTCCTGTGGAATTTATAGGAATAAAAATACCTAATAAATTTATAGTTGGCTATGGTCTGGATTATGACGGACTTGGCCGAAACTTTACTCAAGTATATAAACGCAAAGAAAAGAAAATGACAAATTTAGTGCTTTTTGGCCCTCCGGGTGCAGGCAAAGGAACTCAGGCTTCAATTCTTAAAGAAAAATATGAACTTATTCACATTTCCACAGGTGATGTTTTTAGGTTTAATATCAAGAATCAAACAGAATTGGGATTGAGTGCCAAATCATTTATGGATAAAGGCCAGTTAGTACCAGATGAGGTTACTATTAAAATGTTGAATGCGGAGGTGGAAAAAAACGAGGGAGCTAATGGATTTATTTTTGATGGTTTTCCTCGTACCGAAGCGCAGGCTGGAGCCCTAAGCACTTATCTGGAGTCTAAAGGAACTGAAGTAAATGCTATGATCGCTTTAGAAGTAGAAGATGAGGTTTTGGTGGAGCGTTTACTAGAAAGAGGTAAAACTTCTGGAAGACCTGATGATGCTGATGAAGAAGTTATTAGAAACCGAATTAAGGTTTATTATAATGAAACCGCTATTCTGAAAAATTTCTATCAGAAGCAGGATAAGTATTACGGTGTAGATGGAGTAGGGAATATTGATGAGATTACTGAGCGATTAAGCAATGTGATCGATGAATTAATGAAATAA
- a CDS encoding 5-(carboxyamino)imidazole ribonucleotide synthase: MVNYFSSDFKLGILGGGQLGKMMLYETRKYDIQTLVLDPSEEAPSKISCNYFEQGELMDYNTVLNFGRKANVVTFEIEGVNIEALKQLESEGIKTFPSAATLEKIQNKAVQKKFYLEKSIPTANFEVFEDLQKLKDAVKNNKISLPFVWKSATGGYDGKGVSVIKIIEDLNELSDGECIAERLVPFKNELAVIVARNPSGEMKTYPVVEMEFHPTANQVEYVICPARIDEKVAEKARKLAEKVSEAFGHVGLLAVEMFQTEDDQILINEVAPRPHNSGHYSIEASYTNQFEQHIRAILDLPLGNTESKVGGIMVNLVGAKDHEGEVVYENIEQIMKMDGVTPHIYGKKITRPFRKMGHVTIVDKDISKAREVAEKVKNSIKVISKK; encoded by the coding sequence ATGGTAAACTATTTTTCTTCAGACTTTAAACTCGGCATTTTAGGCGGAGGCCAACTTGGCAAAATGATGTTATATGAAACAAGAAAATATGATATCCAGACCCTGGTTCTTGATCCTAGTGAAGAAGCTCCCAGCAAAATATCCTGCAACTATTTCGAGCAGGGAGAACTTATGGATTACAATACCGTTCTCAATTTTGGAAGAAAGGCTAATGTTGTTACGTTTGAAATTGAAGGGGTAAATATTGAGGCTTTAAAGCAACTGGAATCTGAAGGTATCAAAACATTCCCATCAGCAGCTACTTTGGAGAAAATTCAGAATAAGGCAGTACAGAAGAAATTTTATCTTGAAAAAAGTATCCCTACTGCAAATTTTGAAGTTTTTGAAGATCTTCAGAAATTAAAAGATGCGGTTAAGAATAATAAGATCAGTCTTCCATTTGTGTGGAAAAGCGCTACCGGAGGTTATGACGGGAAAGGTGTTTCTGTCATAAAAATTATTGAAGACCTTAATGAACTTTCAGACGGTGAATGTATTGCGGAAAGATTAGTTCCATTTAAGAACGAATTGGCGGTAATTGTAGCCAGAAATCCTTCCGGGGAAATGAAAACATATCCCGTGGTAGAAATGGAATTTCATCCTACTGCCAATCAAGTGGAATATGTGATCTGTCCTGCACGGATTGATGAAAAGGTTGCAGAAAAGGCCAGAAAGTTAGCAGAAAAAGTTTCCGAAGCTTTTGGGCATGTAGGATTGCTTGCTGTTGAAATGTTTCAAACAGAAGATGATCAAATTCTTATCAATGAAGTGGCACCAAGACCTCACAATAGTGGTCATTATAGTATTGAAGCTTCTTACACCAATCAATTTGAACAGCATATTCGTGCAATTTTAGATCTTCCTTTAGGAAATACAGAAAGCAAGGTAGGTGGAATTATGGTGAATTTGGTAGGTGCTAAAGATCATGAGGGTGAAGTGGTTTACGAAAATATAGAGCAAATCATGAAGATGGATGGAGTTACTCCACACATTTACGGCAAAAAAATCACCAGACCTTTCCGAAAAATGGGCCATGTGACCATAGTAGATAAAGATATTTCAAAAGCCAGAGAAGTAGCTGAAAAAGTAAAAAATAGCATTAAAGTCATCAGTAAAAAATAA
- the purE gene encoding 5-(carboxyamino)imidazole ribonucleotide mutase, with amino-acid sequence MGKVAVIMGSTSDMPVMQEAIDILKGFDIEVEVDIVSAHRTPDKLFEFSKTAHEKDIKVIIAGAGGAAHLPGMVASMSPLPVIGVPVKSRNSIDGWDSVLSILQMPGGVPVATVALDGAKNAGILAAQIIGVADKCVLDKILVYKEGLKQKVIEGAKSLKK; translated from the coding sequence ATGGGAAAAGTAGCAGTGATTATGGGTAGCACCAGCGATATGCCGGTGATGCAAGAAGCCATAGACATTTTAAAAGGTTTTGACATTGAAGTGGAAGTAGATATAGTCTCTGCTCATAGAACTCCTGATAAACTTTTTGAATTCAGTAAAACAGCTCATGAGAAAGACATCAAGGTTATAATTGCCGGTGCTGGTGGAGCTGCTCACTTACCAGGAATGGTAGCTTCTATGTCTCCCCTTCCGGTCATTGGAGTTCCCGTGAAATCAAGAAATTCTATTGATGGCTGGGATTCTGTACTTTCTATTCTTCAAATGCCTGGTGGTGTACCTGTAGCTACCGTTGCCCTTGATGGTGCAAAAAATGCAGGAATTCTTGCAGCTCAAATTATTGGAGTTGCAGACAAATGTGTTTTAGATAAAATCCTTGTTTATAAAGAAGGCTTAAAACAAAAAGTAATCGAAGGTGCCAAGTCACTCAAAAAATAA
- a CDS encoding M3 family metallopeptidase gives MSSQNILLTEFEYAPFSKIKNEDFKPAILKAVELAREEINEVVNSEETPTFENTIETLEFSGKKLDRVTSIFFNINSAETNEEIQKIAQEVSPVLSEFKNDIILNKELFKKIKEVNAEKDSLDLSKEQAMLLEKKYKAFTRNGANLPDEKQYDLREIDKKLSKLSLQFGENVLAETNKYELQVTDESRLGGLPENFLEEAKSVAKSKEKDGWIFTLEYPSYIPFMKYANDRKLREELSMAFGSRAFNNNELDNRENVLEIAKLRYKRAQLLGFESHAHFILEERMAETPEKVNSFLEEMLEKAKPAAEREFKELENFAKELDGIDKLQKWDAAYYGEKLKQKLFNLDDEKLKPYFKLENVIDGVFTVAQKLYGLNFKEVTNIDKYHPDVQAFEVTNELGEEIALFYADFHPRSGKRDGAWMTIYKDQYVQNNKNERPHISIVCNFTKPTEKEPSLLTFNEVTTLFHEFGHALHGMLANTTYPSLSGPNVYWDFVELPSQVLENWCYEKEALQLFAKHYKTGEAIPQQYIDKIKESANFLEGMATLRQISFGMLDLSWHAIDPTDVEDVKRHEVEAFEKTKLYPDVASNCMSTAFSHIFQGGYSAGYYSYKWAEVLDADTFEYFTENGIFSKDIADKFKENILSKGGTEHPMELYKRFRGKEPKPDALLRRAGLISK, from the coding sequence ATGAGTTCTCAAAATATACTATTAACTGAATTTGAATACGCTCCATTCTCGAAAATCAAAAACGAGGATTTCAAACCTGCTATTTTAAAAGCAGTGGAGCTGGCGAGAGAAGAAATTAATGAGGTTGTTAATTCTGAAGAAACACCAACTTTTGAGAATACTATTGAAACTCTGGAGTTCTCTGGTAAAAAACTGGATAGGGTTACCAGCATTTTTTTTAATATAAATTCGGCAGAAACAAATGAAGAAATTCAAAAAATTGCGCAGGAAGTTTCTCCCGTTCTTTCAGAATTTAAAAACGATATAATTTTAAATAAAGAACTATTTAAAAAAATAAAAGAGGTCAACGCTGAAAAAGATTCTTTAGACTTATCGAAAGAACAAGCTATGCTTCTGGAAAAAAAGTATAAAGCTTTTACCAGAAATGGCGCTAACCTCCCTGACGAAAAACAGTACGATCTAAGAGAGATAGACAAGAAACTTTCAAAATTAAGCCTGCAGTTTGGAGAGAATGTCCTGGCGGAAACCAATAAATATGAACTTCAGGTAACCGATGAATCCAGACTTGGAGGCTTACCCGAAAATTTTTTAGAAGAAGCAAAATCTGTCGCAAAATCTAAAGAAAAAGATGGCTGGATCTTCACGCTGGAATATCCTAGTTATATTCCTTTTATGAAATATGCAAATGATAGAAAACTCCGCGAGGAACTATCTATGGCTTTTGGATCCAGAGCTTTCAATAATAATGAATTAGACAACCGGGAGAATGTTCTTGAAATTGCGAAATTGAGATATAAGCGAGCTCAGTTATTAGGTTTTGAATCTCATGCGCATTTTATTTTAGAAGAACGAATGGCAGAAACTCCTGAAAAAGTAAATTCATTTTTGGAGGAAATGTTGGAGAAAGCAAAACCTGCAGCTGAAAGAGAGTTTAAAGAACTTGAAAATTTTGCTAAAGAGCTTGACGGTATAGATAAACTTCAAAAATGGGATGCTGCTTATTACGGAGAAAAGCTGAAGCAAAAGCTTTTTAATCTTGACGATGAAAAATTAAAACCATATTTTAAGCTTGAAAATGTAATAGATGGTGTTTTTACAGTTGCTCAAAAACTTTACGGACTTAACTTTAAGGAAGTAACCAATATTGACAAATATCATCCTGATGTTCAAGCTTTTGAGGTTACCAATGAATTGGGAGAAGAGATTGCGCTCTTTTATGCCGACTTCCACCCTCGTTCAGGAAAGAGAGACGGTGCATGGATGACGATCTATAAAGATCAATATGTTCAGAATAATAAAAATGAACGTCCACATATATCCATTGTTTGTAATTTCACCAAGCCAACTGAAAAAGAGCCTTCGTTACTTACATTTAATGAGGTAACCACGCTTTTCCATGAATTTGGGCATGCCCTACACGGAATGCTGGCCAACACAACCTACCCTAGTCTTTCGGGACCTAATGTTTACTGGGATTTTGTAGAACTCCCTAGTCAGGTGCTGGAAAACTGGTGTTACGAAAAAGAAGCTTTACAGCTTTTTGCTAAGCATTATAAGACAGGAGAAGCAATTCCTCAGCAATACATAGATAAAATCAAAGAGTCAGCAAACTTCCTAGAAGGAATGGCAACGCTACGACAAATAAGTTTCGGAATGCTGGATCTTAGCTGGCATGCTATTGATCCTACAGATGTGGAAGATGTTAAGCGGCATGAAGTAGAGGCTTTTGAGAAAACAAAACTGTATCCAGATGTCGCATCTAACTGTATGAGTACGGCATTCTCTCATATTTTCCAGGGAGGATATTCTGCGGGCTATTACTCTTATAAATGGGCTGAAGTACTCGATGCGGACACCTTTGAGTATTTTACTGAAAATGGAATATTCAGTAAAGATATTGCTGATAAATTCAAAGAAAATATACTTTCCAAAGGAGGAACAGAACACCCGATGGAACTGTATAAACGTTTCCGCGGAAAGGAACCTAAGCCAGATGCTTTATTGAGAAGAGCTGGTTTAATATCAAAATAG
- a CDS encoding sigma-70 family RNA polymerase sigma factor, with product MPANTLDPNKWVDKYSDYLFNYTIVRVNDREVTNDLISETFLAALKSAKNFKGEASERTWLISILKRKIIDYYRKINSRKGKAEVKIKYSDDYNEGEWLEEQVADQFDKTAEDEMENNELGLAILDCLDSINEKHAEIFKRKTIDGADTEAICNEFNITPSNLWVIIHRARTALAACLEKNWF from the coding sequence ATGCCAGCTAATACCCTCGACCCAAATAAATGGGTTGATAAATATTCAGACTACCTTTTTAATTACACGATTGTCCGGGTGAACGATCGTGAGGTGACAAACGATCTTATCTCAGAAACTTTTCTGGCTGCATTAAAATCTGCTAAGAATTTCAAAGGAGAGGCTAGTGAAAGAACCTGGTTAATTTCGATTTTAAAGCGAAAGATCATAGATTACTATCGCAAAATCAATTCTCGAAAAGGAAAAGCCGAAGTTAAAATCAAATATTCTGATGATTATAATGAAGGTGAATGGCTAGAGGAGCAGGTAGCAGATCAGTTTGATAAAACTGCGGAAGATGAAATGGAGAATAATGAACTCGGGCTGGCCATACTGGACTGCCTCGATTCTATAAACGAAAAGCACGCAGAGATCTTTAAGAGGAAAACAATTGACGGCGCAGATACCGAAGCTATTTGTAATGAATTTAATATCACCCCGTCTAATCTGTGGGTTATCATACACAGGGCCAGGACTGCTTTGGCTGCTTGTCTTGAAAAAAACTGGTTTTAA
- a CDS encoding membrane protein — translation MKYLKNTFELYINSSIHVSLAVVAFTLITFFEHDLIPDLNLLLFIFFASITGYNFVKYAGIAKLHHLSLAKNLKIIQIFSCFCFIALVYFCFQLKMEVLIATGILGAFTLFYAIPVFGGGKNLRSLPGIKIFIIALVWAGSTVLLPLINAEKFLGIELLIDFVQRILLVIILTLPFEIRDLNFDNENLGTIPQKLGSSTTKIFGTFLILIIFLVELFQESFNSAEFLALGAILFLSGLFLWQSKEDQKKYYASFWVEAVPILYLGVYLIVNFGLPQIPF, via the coding sequence ATGAAGTATTTGAAAAATACTTTTGAACTTTATATAAATAGTAGCATCCATGTCTCTTTAGCTGTTGTTGCTTTTACCTTGATCACTTTTTTTGAGCATGATCTTATCCCTGATCTAAATCTTCTTCTGTTTATTTTTTTTGCCTCCATTACCGGTTATAATTTTGTGAAATATGCGGGTATTGCTAAACTTCATCATTTAAGCCTTGCAAAAAATTTAAAGATCATTCAGATATTTTCCTGTTTTTGCTTTATAGCATTAGTCTATTTCTGTTTTCAACTGAAAATGGAGGTGCTCATTGCTACAGGGATATTAGGTGCTTTTACCTTATTCTATGCGATTCCTGTTTTTGGAGGTGGTAAGAATCTACGAAGTCTCCCCGGAATCAAGATCTTTATCATAGCATTAGTGTGGGCTGGGAGTACGGTATTGCTTCCTCTAATTAATGCTGAAAAATTTCTTGGAATTGAATTACTGATAGATTTTGTACAGCGAATTCTACTGGTGATTATTTTAACGTTGCCTTTTGAAATAAGGGATCTAAATTTTGATAATGAGAACCTGGGGACTATTCCTCAGAAGCTTGGAAGTTCTACGACCAAAATTTTTGGGACTTTTTTGATTTTGATAATATTTCTGGTAGAATTATTTCAGGAATCATTTAATTCAGCTGAATTTTTAGCCTTAGGAGCAATATTATTTCTTAGCGGGCTTTTTTTATGGCAATCCAAGGAGGATCAAAAAAAATATTATGCTTCATTCTGGGTAGAAGCGGTGCCTATTCTATATCTGGGGGTTTATCTGATAGTCAATTTCGGTCTTCCGCAAATTCCTTTTTAA